Proteins encoded by one window of Streptomyces clavuligerus:
- the htpG gene encoding molecular chaperone HtpG has translation MSTETFEFQVEARQLLQLMIHSIYSNKDVFLRELVSNASDALDKLRLDALRDDAPGADVSDLHIGIEPDREARTLTVRDNGIGMSHEEVVRLIGTIANSGTAAFLRELKEAEDSTAAEGLIGQFGVGFYASFMVADEVTLVTRRAGEEHGTRWSSTGEGTYTIETVDDAPQGTAVTLRLKPEDAEDRLYDYTSPWKIREIVKRYSDFITWPIRMIPEAGAADGTDSTDGTDGAEAAEGTGAAPEPEVLNSMKALWARPRSEVGDDEYHELYKHISHDWNDPLETIRLQAEGTFEYQALLFIPAQAPRDLFLQGYKRGVQLYVKRVFIMDDCEALMPPYLRFVKGVVDAQDLSLNVSREILQQDRQIQLMHRRLAKKVLSTVKEMMTGAPERYATFWTEFGRVVKEGLLSDFENRDAILGICSFATTRDAEQPTTLAQYAERMQDGQEHIYYLTGESRQAVENSPHMEAFRAKGIEVLLLTDPVDEVWVDTVPEFQGKQLRSVAKGDVDLGTEDEKKESGAERERQREEYAALLEWMSQHLGEQVKEVRLSSRLTVSPACVVSDAGDVTPALQNMYRAMGQPVPEVKRILELNPDHPLVGGMRRAHADGAGGTDGTEVAAAAETTLGENAELLYEMALLAEGGELSDPSRFVRLVADRVQRTL, from the coding sequence ATGTCGACTGAGACGTTCGAGTTTCAGGTGGAAGCGCGCCAGCTTCTCCAGTTGATGATCCACTCGATCTACTCGAACAAGGATGTGTTCCTGCGGGAACTCGTCTCCAACGCCTCCGACGCGCTCGACAAGCTGCGGCTGGACGCACTCCGCGACGACGCGCCCGGCGCGGACGTCTCCGATCTGCACATCGGGATCGAGCCCGACCGGGAGGCCCGTACGCTCACCGTGCGGGACAACGGGATCGGTATGTCGCACGAAGAGGTGGTGCGGCTCATCGGGACGATCGCGAACTCGGGTACGGCGGCCTTTCTGCGGGAGCTGAAGGAGGCCGAGGACAGCACGGCGGCCGAGGGGCTGATCGGCCAGTTCGGCGTCGGTTTCTACGCCAGTTTCATGGTGGCCGACGAGGTCACCCTGGTGACCCGGCGCGCCGGTGAGGAGCACGGCACCCGCTGGTCCTCGACCGGTGAGGGCACGTACACGATCGAGACCGTCGACGACGCCCCGCAGGGCACGGCCGTCACCCTCCGGCTCAAGCCGGAGGACGCCGAGGACCGGCTGTACGACTACACCTCCCCGTGGAAGATCAGGGAGATCGTCAAGCGCTACTCGGACTTCATCACCTGGCCCATCCGGATGATTCCCGAGGCGGGCGCCGCGGACGGCACCGACAGCACGGACGGCACGGACGGCGCCGAGGCGGCGGAGGGCACCGGGGCGGCCCCCGAGCCCGAGGTGCTGAACTCGATGAAGGCGCTGTGGGCCCGTCCGCGCAGCGAGGTCGGCGACGACGAGTACCACGAGCTGTACAAGCACATCAGCCATGACTGGAACGACCCGCTGGAGACGATCCGGCTCCAGGCGGAGGGCACCTTCGAGTACCAGGCGCTGCTCTTCATCCCCGCGCAGGCGCCCCGCGACCTCTTCCTCCAGGGCTACAAGCGCGGTGTCCAGCTCTATGTGAAGCGCGTCTTCATCATGGACGACTGCGAAGCGCTCATGCCGCCGTATCTGCGCTTCGTCAAGGGTGTCGTGGACGCGCAGGACCTGTCGCTGAACGTCTCGCGCGAGATCCTCCAGCAGGACCGGCAGATCCAGCTCATGCACCGCAGACTGGCGAAGAAGGTGCTGTCGACGGTCAAGGAGATGATGACCGGCGCGCCCGAGCGGTACGCCACGTTCTGGACGGAGTTCGGGCGGGTCGTCAAGGAGGGGCTGCTGAGCGACTTCGAGAACCGGGACGCGATCCTCGGGATCTGCTCGTTCGCCACCACGCGGGACGCGGAGCAGCCGACCACGCTGGCGCAGTACGCGGAGCGGATGCAGGACGGCCAGGAGCACATCTACTACCTCACCGGGGAGTCCCGGCAGGCCGTCGAGAACTCGCCGCACATGGAGGCGTTCCGGGCCAAGGGGATCGAGGTGCTGCTGCTGACCGACCCCGTGGACGAGGTGTGGGTGGACACGGTGCCCGAGTTCCAGGGCAAGCAGCTCCGGTCCGTGGCCAAGGGCGATGTCGACCTCGGCACCGAGGACGAGAAGAAGGAGTCCGGCGCGGAGCGGGAGCGGCAGCGGGAGGAGTACGCGGCGCTGCTGGAGTGGATGTCCCAGCACCTCGGTGAGCAGGTCAAGGAGGTGCGGCTGTCCTCGCGGCTGACCGTCTCGCCCGCCTGTGTCGTCTCGGACGCGGGCGATGTGACCCCGGCGCTCCAGAACATGTACCGCGCCATGGGGCAGCCGGTGCCCGAGGTCAAGCGGATTCTGGAGCTGAACCCGGACCATCCGCTGGTGGGCGGGATGCGGCGGGCGCACGCCGACGGGGCCGGGGGGACGGACGGTACCGAGGTTGCCGCCGCCGCGGAGACCACGCTCGGGGAGAACGCCGAACTGCTCTACGAGATGGCGCTGCTGGCGGAGGGCGGGGAGCTGAGCGACCCGTCGCGCTTCGTCCGGCTGGTGGCCGACCGGGTGCAGCGGACCCTCTGA
- a CDS encoding FAD-binding oxidoreductase: MGGERGRRRVLGAAAFAGAGLVLPPGAARAADPAGTGGPAPEAPRVLPDDPRYGHLVSRGANRFRGTPDEVRPVESTAQVVRCVQEAVRRGRRIAVRSGGHCFEDFVDHPRVRTLIDMSRMRAVGYDPALHAFAVEPGATLEEVYRLLHLGWGVTVPGGYCPDVGIGGHVSGGGYGPLCRLYGLVSDHLYAVETVVVDRAGRARSVLATREPGDPRRELWWAHTGGGGGTFGVATRYWFRSPGTSRATPPERLLPVPPATVLTFRAEWDPRELDRDAFVRLADNHGRWAERNSAPGSPAAALYAEFSLNRTTGGGGPFLFGQVTADGPEAERVLREHLDALAEGTARPASVTSRRLPWLTATLRGSGENAVGDWRLKVKSGYLRSRFTGRQLAAVHHHLTRTDTDAYGSLTLNTYGGQVNAVAPDATASAQRDSVLKLVYLAGWHTPAQDAAHLDWIRAFYRDVYADTGGVPAPGGNSDGAFVNYPDTDLADLSLNTSGVDWQTLYHGVNAPRLRRVKARWDPLGVFRHPLSVPAE; encoded by the coding sequence ATGGGCGGGGAGCGCGGCAGACGGCGGGTGCTGGGGGCGGCGGCGTTCGCGGGGGCGGGGCTGGTCCTGCCGCCGGGCGCGGCACGGGCGGCGGACCCGGCCGGGACCGGGGGCCCGGCGCCCGAGGCGCCCCGGGTGCTGCCGGACGACCCGCGCTACGGCCATCTGGTGAGCCGGGGCGCGAACCGCTTCCGGGGCACCCCCGACGAGGTCCGGCCGGTGGAGTCCACGGCACAGGTGGTGCGCTGTGTCCAGGAGGCCGTCCGCCGGGGGCGGAGGATCGCCGTCCGCAGCGGCGGCCACTGCTTCGAGGACTTCGTGGACCATCCGCGGGTGCGGACGCTCATCGACATGTCCCGGATGCGGGCGGTGGGGTACGACCCGGCGCTCCACGCCTTCGCGGTGGAGCCCGGGGCCACCCTGGAGGAGGTCTACCGGCTGCTCCACCTCGGCTGGGGGGTGACGGTTCCCGGCGGCTACTGCCCGGACGTGGGCATCGGCGGCCATGTCTCCGGCGGCGGCTACGGCCCCCTGTGCCGGCTGTACGGGCTGGTGTCGGACCATCTGTACGCGGTGGAGACCGTGGTGGTGGACCGCGCGGGCCGGGCGCGGAGCGTGCTCGCGACCCGGGAGCCGGGCGACCCCCGCCGGGAGCTGTGGTGGGCGCACACCGGCGGCGGTGGCGGCACCTTCGGGGTGGCTACCCGGTACTGGTTCCGCTCGCCGGGGACCTCCCGCGCCACCCCGCCGGAGCGGCTGCTGCCGGTCCCTCCGGCGACCGTGCTGACCTTCCGCGCCGAGTGGGACCCTCGGGAGCTGGACCGGGACGCCTTCGTCCGGCTGGCCGACAACCACGGCCGGTGGGCGGAGCGCAACAGCGCCCCCGGGTCGCCCGCCGCCGCGCTCTACGCGGAGTTCTCGCTCAACCGGACCACCGGCGGGGGCGGTCCGTTCCTCTTCGGGCAGGTCACGGCGGACGGCCCGGAGGCCGAGCGGGTGCTGCGGGAGCATCTGGACGCGCTCGCCGAGGGGACGGCCCGCCCCGCGTCGGTCACCTCCCGGCGGCTGCCGTGGCTGACGGCGACCCTGCGGGGCTCGGGCGAGAACGCGGTGGGCGACTGGCGGCTGAAGGTCAAGTCCGGCTATCTGCGGAGCCGGTTCACCGGCCGTCAGCTCGCCGCCGTCCACCACCATCTCACCCGCACGGACACGGACGCCTACGGCAGCCTCACCCTCAACACCTACGGCGGGCAGGTCAACGCCGTCGCCCCGGACGCGACCGCGAGCGCCCAGCGGGACTCGGTACTCAAACTGGTCTATCTGGCCGGATGGCACACCCCGGCTCAGGACGCCGCCCACCTCGACTGGATACGGGCGTTCTACCGGGACGTGTACGCGGACACCGGCGGGGTCCCGGCACCCGGCGGCAACAGCGACGGGGCCTTCGTCAACTACCCCGACACCGATCTCGCGGACCTCTCCCTGAACACCTCAGGTGTCGACTGGCAGACGCTCTACCACGGGGTGAACGCGCCCCGGCTGCGCCGGGTGAAGGCCCGCTGGGACCCGCTCGGCGTCTTCCGGCACCCGCTCTCCGTACCGGCGGAATGA
- a CDS encoding SDR family NAD(P)-dependent oxidoreductase produces the protein MPVSPLSAADSAVGPTAGPAAARSRTVLVTGATSGIGHETARLLAEGGSTVLLHGRTAEEARAAADRLIATAGVPENRLRVFHADFTRLDEVAEMARAVTASHPRLDVLVNNAAVAAPERHTVTGDGNELTFQVNFLAHYLLTCLLEQALTSDPGGRVVHVSSSLHRTGSIQWSDPQRARRYSRLAAYAQSQLALTIFAADPRVTAVSVHPGICATGLLPLYAHRGATAAEGARHVVRLCDPAVEIVNGAYYDRDRRMDPAPGATDERTVKRLSRLADTVVGHTA, from the coding sequence ATGCCCGTATCGCCCCTTTCCGCCGCAGACTCCGCCGTGGGCCCCACCGCGGGCCCCGCCGCCGCGCGTTCCCGTACCGTGCTGGTCACCGGAGCCACCTCCGGTATCGGTCACGAGACCGCGCGACTGCTCGCCGAGGGCGGCTCCACCGTGCTGCTGCACGGGCGCACCGCCGAGGAGGCGCGGGCGGCGGCCGACCGGCTGATCGCCACTGCCGGGGTGCCCGAGAACCGGCTGCGGGTCTTCCACGCCGACTTCACCCGTCTCGACGAGGTCGCCGAGATGGCGCGCGCCGTGACCGCGAGCCACCCCCGTCTCGATGTGCTCGTCAACAACGCCGCCGTCGCCGCGCCCGAGCGCCACACGGTCACCGGCGACGGCAATGAACTGACCTTCCAGGTCAACTTTCTGGCGCACTATCTCCTCACCTGCCTCCTCGAACAGGCGCTGACCTCCGACCCGGGCGGCCGGGTGGTGCATGTGTCGTCCTCGCTGCACCGCACCGGCTCCATCCAGTGGAGCGACCCGCAGCGGGCCCGCCGCTACTCCCGGCTGGCGGCGTACGCCCAGTCCCAGCTCGCGCTGACGATCTTCGCCGCCGACCCCCGGGTCACGGCGGTCTCGGTGCACCCGGGGATCTGCGCGACCGGGCTGCTGCCGCTCTACGCCCACCGGGGCGCCACCGCGGCGGAGGGCGCCCGGCATGTCGTACGGCTGTGCGACCCGGCGGTCGAGATCGTCAACGGCGCCTACTACGACCGCGACCGGCGGATGGACCCGGCCCCCGGCGCCACCGACGAACGCACCGTGAAGCGGCTCAGCCGACTCGCGGACACGGTGGTCGGCCACACCGCCTAA
- a CDS encoding AAA family ATPase produces the protein MDAPAAVDRSPEPGGPRDPDRHTGTPTGTGTDGGLPGPLHSPDSRDGQVYIMPPDVALAVEVALATGRPLLLRGEPGSGKSSLAAYVARERGWRYYEHVVTSRSQADDLLWTYDHVRRLSDAQVRAAGTELDDQRYVTPGPLWWAFDPRSARGGGGGRPERPDAWAEINAERTGPHSVVLVDEIDKADPDLPNSLLVPLGSHRFTVAETGETVRKQETAGDAEPLRHLVIITTNEERELPQAFLRRCVIASLPEPDAGRLVEIAEAHFRSDYGEFSAADEELARELAAEIERAREEARAQAIRPPSTAEFLDALRACRSLGIDVADGRWPLLKSLTLLKPQQPGG, from the coding sequence ATGGACGCACCGGCCGCCGTCGACCGGTCCCCGGAACCGGGCGGGCCCCGGGACCCGGACCGGCACACCGGCACCCCTACCGGCACCGGCACGGACGGGGGGTTGCCGGGGCCGCTCCACTCCCCCGACTCCCGGGACGGGCAGGTCTACATCATGCCGCCCGATGTGGCGCTGGCCGTCGAGGTGGCCCTGGCGACCGGCCGTCCGCTGCTGCTGCGCGGCGAACCCGGCTCGGGGAAGTCCTCGCTGGCCGCCTATGTGGCCCGCGAGCGGGGCTGGCGCTACTACGAACACGTGGTCACCTCCCGTTCCCAGGCGGACGATCTGCTGTGGACGTACGACCACGTCCGCAGGTTGAGCGACGCCCAGGTCCGGGCGGCGGGCACCGAACTGGACGATCAGCGCTATGTCACCCCGGGGCCGCTCTGGTGGGCCTTCGACCCCCGGTCCGCGCGCGGCGGCGGCGGGGGGCGCCCGGAGCGCCCCGACGCCTGGGCGGAGATCAACGCGGAGCGGACCGGTCCGCACTCGGTGGTCCTCGTGGACGAGATCGACAAGGCCGACCCCGATCTGCCCAACAGCCTGCTGGTCCCGCTGGGCTCGCACCGGTTCACGGTCGCCGAGACCGGGGAGACCGTCCGCAAGCAGGAGACCGCGGGGGACGCGGAGCCGCTGCGGCATCTGGTGATCATCACCACCAACGAGGAGCGGGAGCTGCCGCAGGCGTTCCTGCGCCGCTGTGTGATCGCGTCGCTGCCGGAGCCGGACGCCGGACGGCTGGTGGAGATCGCGGAGGCGCACTTCCGCAGCGACTACGGGGAGTTCTCCGCCGCCGACGAGGAGCTGGCGCGGGAGCTGGCCGCCGAGATCGAACGGGCGCGCGAGGAGGCGCGGGCGCAGGCCATCCGGCCGCCGAGCACCGCCGAGTTCCTGGACGCCCTGCGGGCCTGCCGCTCGCTGGGGATCGACGTCGCGGACGGCCGCTGGCCGCTGCTGAAGAGTCTGACGCTGCTCAAGCCGCAGCAGCCGGGGGGCTGA
- a CDS encoding toll/interleukin-1 receptor domain-containing protein: MTQVFISHSAKRDPLTLEVLQRVASGLTSKNFEVRVDMEALRPGVDWCATLYQWLAECDAAVVLFNEAALESFWVRREVNILLWRRALNPRFRVIPVLVGKMSSGRLKDAGFSDVLPVEFAREPWEENGGEGGEGAARRGYAERLAASVLGRFPEQPGPAADGDPMRVWVARLAEQLRQTGNDRPLLAVARSLGIEEAELADVRADSGACLLLAHRLLGTVEGAALKSALMELAPYLSSDQLHRLVAQLLPVWVNGESARHILPPPGCGRSRAVVLNARQHSTAGHYVDRAMCLQLDRYHLAAAGGLPLGEDAAGELVEECVDAVRALLHYPPGVPPERFRPRENVLHCLSVDVSALRPAVVAEAVGEVRRRFPWLVLILLTGGTVPDDRTLRDWRLDDLVMVAPQLTEDEEILGYQLAEDLRELPRRLNGSWR, translated from the coding sequence GTGACCCAGGTATTCATCAGTCACAGCGCGAAACGGGACCCGCTCACCCTGGAGGTGCTCCAGCGGGTCGCCTCCGGCCTCACCTCGAAGAACTTCGAGGTACGGGTGGACATGGAGGCGCTCCGCCCGGGGGTCGACTGGTGCGCGACGCTCTACCAGTGGCTCGCGGAGTGCGACGCGGCGGTCGTCCTCTTCAACGAGGCGGCCCTGGAATCCTTCTGGGTCCGGCGCGAGGTCAACATCCTGTTGTGGCGGCGGGCCCTCAACCCGCGCTTCCGGGTGATCCCCGTACTGGTCGGGAAGATGTCCTCGGGGCGGCTCAAGGACGCCGGGTTCTCGGACGTCCTGCCGGTGGAGTTCGCGCGGGAACCCTGGGAGGAGAACGGCGGGGAGGGCGGGGAAGGCGCCGCCCGGCGGGGGTACGCGGAGCGGCTGGCCGCGTCCGTGCTCGGGCGCTTCCCCGAGCAGCCGGGACCGGCCGCCGACGGCGACCCCATGCGCGTCTGGGTCGCCCGGCTGGCGGAGCAGCTCCGGCAGACGGGGAACGACCGTCCGCTGCTGGCGGTGGCCCGTTCCCTCGGCATCGAGGAGGCGGAGCTGGCCGATGTCCGCGCGGACTCCGGGGCCTGCCTGCTCCTCGCCCACCGGCTGCTGGGGACGGTGGAGGGCGCGGCGCTGAAGAGCGCGCTGATGGAGCTGGCCCCGTACCTCAGCAGTGATCAGCTCCACCGGCTGGTCGCGCAGTTGCTGCCCGTCTGGGTGAACGGGGAGTCCGCGCGGCACATACTCCCGCCGCCCGGCTGCGGGCGGAGCCGGGCGGTCGTCCTCAACGCCCGTCAGCACAGCACGGCGGGTCACTATGTGGACCGGGCGATGTGTCTGCAACTGGACCGGTACCACCTCGCCGCCGCCGGGGGGCTCCCGCTCGGCGAGGACGCGGCCGGGGAGCTGGTCGAGGAGTGCGTCGACGCCGTCCGCGCGCTGCTCCACTACCCTCCGGGGGTGCCGCCCGAACGGTTCCGGCCCCGGGAGAACGTCCTGCACTGTCTGAGCGTCGACGTCTCGGCGCTCCGGCCCGCCGTGGTGGCCGAGGCCGTGGGAGAGGTCCGCCGCCGCTTCCCCTGGCTGGTGCTCATCCTGCTCACGGGCGGGACGGTGCCGGACGACCGTACGCTGCGCGACTGGCGGCTGGACGACCTGGTCATGGTGGCGCCCCAGCTCACCGAGGACGAAGAGATCCTCGGCTACCAACTCGCCGAGGACCTGCGCGAACTGCCCAGGCGGCTGAACGGCTCATGGAGGTAA